In Silene latifolia isolate original U9 population chromosome X, ASM4854445v1, whole genome shotgun sequence, the following proteins share a genomic window:
- the LOC141621738 gene encoding PKS-NRPS hybrid synthetase cheA-like — protein sequence MDMHSSTDIEANVNNLHGKRFHTREELFEEVKSCFVLKGYAISIQNSKKDEYVNIGCDRGGVYRNKSKNPLESHKRETSTRRINCPFKIQGKRKSDGLWTLDLINISHNHDPSKDMSGHPSCRRLTKSETSEVERLSISGIQPRNILSSLRLKNPNIQAVSRTLYNVKTKIRNEKLDGKSMIQALFEEFGRSGFLYNYKCDEKGHLTHVFTAHPKSVMLSKIYRKVYVLDCTYKTNVYKMPLLDVIRVSSSNKSFYSCFVFLNKEKKEDYVWALQMFRETIDPSFEPMVIVSDNDKALTKAILIVFPRTTHLLCIWHIQKNIVAKCKKQFMEDEDWDMFMSTWNAVMYAETESSFEESWVLLELLYKEKNIVISYLKETWMPHKQKFVSAWTDTHPHLGNRASSRAEGAHAKLKGYLQVSTGDFVQVVSKICLAIENEFQEIKTMLESDRIRVPHRCRISQFKFVLNCVSHFALGHLFKQYEMAKFGTLKPNCTGHFSATMGLPCAHVMNQAKESSLVLDSIDPQWRIDTTFLSTLDVGVQNKDNGISGLCSKLLDKYKEVPMTEKKEIEGKLMLMLRPSDSIPLEPNIQTPKGSPPGSLNKRKEPIRSTKRRPSEFEIVETSMTRTSKQKSAHAGDETQSVFGGSDSLELNQGSPLFGIDLNSYISPLDPFSLDSL from the coding sequence ATGGATATGCATAGTAGTACTGATATAGAAGCCAATGTCAACAATTTACATGGTAAGAGATTTCATACCCGAGAAGAACTTTTTGAGGAAGTGAAATCTTGTTTTGTGTTAAAAGGGTATGCCATTTCTATTCAGAATTCAAAGAAGGATGAGTATGTAAATATTGGTTGTGATAGAGGTGGTgtttatcgtaataaaagtaagAATCCGCTCGAAAGTCATAAAAGGGAAACAAGTACTCGTCGTATCAACTGCCCCTTTAAAATTCAAGGAAAGAGAAAAAGTGACGGGCTTTGGACACTTGACTTGATAAACATTTCTCACAATCATGATCCATCTAAAGACATGTCTGGTCATCCTTCTTGTCGACGTTTGACAAAATCAGAAACTTCAGAGGTGGAAAGATTGAGTATTTCTGGTATTCAACCTCGAAACATCCTTTCTTCTCTTCGATTAAAAAATCCAAACATTCAAGCAGTGTCTAGGACATTGTATAATGTCAAGACAAAAATCCGCAATGAAAAGTTAGATGGTAAATCAATGATTCAAGCACTTTTTGAAGAATTTGGTCGGTCAGGGTTCCTTTACAATTATAAGTGTGATGAGAAGGGTCATTTAACCCATGTATTTACTGCTCACCCTAAGTCGGTTATGCTAAGTAAGATCTATCGGAAGGTGTATGTGTTGGATTGCACATATAAGACTAATGTGTACAAGATGCCCTTACTTGATGTTATAAGAGTATCAAGCTCTAATAAGTCATTTTACTCTTGCTTTGTCTTcttaaacaaagaaaaaaaagaagactATGTTTGGGCTTTACAAATGTTTCGGGAGACGATAGATCCTTCATTTGAGCCTATGGTTATTGTTTCTGATAATGATAAGGCTTTAACAAAGGCCATATTAATTGTTTTTCCTCGAACTACTCATCTCTTGTGCATTTGGCACATACAAAAGAACATTGTTGCTAAGTGTAAAAAACAGTTTATGGAGGATGAGGATTGGGATATGTTCATGTCAACTTGGAATGCAGTGATGTATGCTGAAACAGAGAGTTCTTTTGAAGAATCTTGGGTTTTGCTAGAACTTCTATACAAAGAGAAGAACATTGTTATTTCATACCTAAAAGAAACATGGATGCCTCACAAGCAAAAATTTGTAAGTGCATGGACTGATACACATCCTCATCTTGGTAATCGTGCATCTTCGCGGGCTGAAGGTGCACACGCAAAGCTAAAGGGCTACCTCCAAGTCTCAACTGGGGACTTTGTTCAAGTAGTGAGTAAAATTTGCTTAGCGATTGAAAATGAATTTCAAGAAATAAAGACAATGCTTGAGAGTGATCGTATTAGAGTTCCCCATAGGTGCCGTATTTCTCAATTTAAATTTGTACTCAATTGTGTCTCTCATTTTGCTTTAGGCCATTTATTTAAGCAATATGAGATGGCAAAATTTGGTACACTCAAGCCAAATTGTACTGGTCACTTCAGTGCAACTATGGGTTTACCTTGTGCTCACGTGATGAATCAAGCGAAAGAAAGCAGTTTGGTATTAGACTCCATTGATCCACAATGGAGAATTGATACTACGTTCTTAAGTACTCTTGATGTTGGGGTGCAAAATAAAGATAATGGAATAAGTGGATTGTGTAGTAAGTTGCTGGATAAGTATAAGGAGGTTCCCATGACTGAAAAGAAAGAGATAGAAGGGAAGCTTATGCTAATGTTACGTCCATCAGACTCAATCCCATTGGAGCCAAATATCCAAACTCCTAAAGGAAGTCCACCTGGTTCACTTAATAAGAGGAAGGAACCGATAAGGTCAACAAAGAGACGACCATCAGAGTTTGAAATAGTCGAAACATCTATGACGAGAACAAGCAAACAAAAAAGCGCACACGCGGGTGATGAAACTCAATCAGTTTTTGGTGGGTCAGATTCACTTGAACTAAATCAAGGAAGTCCTTTGTTTGGAATTGACTTGAACTCATACATTTCTCCGTTAGATCCGTTTTCGTTGGATTCACTTTAA